A region from the Halosolutus gelatinilyticus genome encodes:
- a CDS encoding SRPBCC family protein produces MTLRSLARILQRVRPGRSNAPSTSATEYHFVTRWRVQGTVEEVADVLSDPTDLPRWWPSVYLDAQLTKPGDEDGIGKEVSLYTTGWLPYTLRWDFRVTESDYPHGFALEAQGDFVGRGEWTLRQDGDQVAVTYEWRVRAEKPLLRRFSFLLRPVFEANHQWAMARGEESLRLELARRAATGDERHQIPPPPGPTSLRTVLSPKTLFGLISTAVGSVAGRRRDDSTSSD; encoded by the coding sequence ATGACGTTGCGGTCTCTCGCGCGGATTCTCCAGCGGGTGCGACCGGGGCGGTCGAACGCGCCGTCGACGAGCGCGACGGAGTACCACTTCGTCACTCGCTGGCGCGTGCAGGGGACCGTGGAGGAAGTCGCCGACGTCCTCTCGGACCCCACAGACCTGCCGCGCTGGTGGCCCTCCGTGTACCTCGACGCGCAGTTGACGAAGCCGGGCGACGAGGACGGTATCGGCAAGGAGGTTTCATTGTATACGACGGGGTGGCTGCCCTACACGCTGCGCTGGGATTTTCGCGTCACGGAATCCGACTACCCGCACGGATTCGCCCTTGAGGCGCAGGGCGATTTCGTCGGACGAGGGGAGTGGACGCTGCGCCAGGACGGCGACCAGGTAGCGGTGACCTACGAGTGGCGGGTGCGCGCCGAGAAGCCGCTACTGCGCCGATTCTCGTTCCTGTTGCGTCCCGTCTTCGAGGCGAATCACCAGTGGGCGATGGCCCGCGGAGAGGAGAGCCTGCGTCTGGAACTGGCCCGTCGCGCGGCAACCGGGGACGAACGCCACCAGATACCACCGCCGCCCGGCCCGACCTCTCTTCGCACCGTGTTGTCACCGAAAACCCTCTTCGGGCTGATATCCACGGCCGTCGGCTCCGTCGCAGGCCGCCGCCGTGACGATAGTACGTCGTCCGACTAG
- a CDS encoding VOC family protein, with protein MNSDDEIYPMPMFDRLEVSDVTQSTEWYRDVLGFGIIFQMPGLTHLRYRKYADILLVPSEAEIDPDGQGRGVDIYFTVESETVADIAERAKQADTIVEGPSETAHNTREVVIADPDGYTLVFTEPVDPTRTFEDVTGVEFEP; from the coding sequence ATGAATTCCGACGACGAAATCTATCCGATGCCGATGTTCGATCGCCTCGAGGTTTCCGACGTCACGCAGTCGACCGAGTGGTACCGGGACGTCCTCGGTTTCGGGATCATCTTCCAGATGCCGGGTCTCACCCACCTTCGCTATCGGAAGTACGCCGACATCCTGCTCGTCCCGAGCGAGGCCGAGATCGATCCCGATGGGCAGGGACGCGGCGTAGACATCTACTTCACCGTCGAGAGCGAGACCGTCGCCGACATCGCCGAGCGGGCGAAACAGGCTGACACGATCGTCGAGGGGCCATCCGAAACCGCGCACAATACGCGCGAGGTCGTGATCGCCGATCCGGACGGATACACGTTGGTGTTCACCGAACCCGTCGATCCGACGCGAACGTTCGAGGATGTAACGGGAGTGGAGTTCGAGCCCTAA
- a CDS encoding IucA/IucC family protein — protein sequence MTDRTDPLAVRPRTDAERDAFAAATRYADANGLEPPPERAYLAALPIARSIVSRRLVRGLLRGDPHALSESTIRAVDDAAAAIRAALPRSEDADEPPLESRVPDACDRIAVLPMPDSETVVAAPIDGRYGYDRLRLAEPIRLATADGVRTLAHPTELVPPLRRAGAFCDDAQADRIERELAESTANLALARAVHRIHAAEFEPGEPVLGLASRVGGGADSIVDRIPAADAPAALERLVTDGHPLHPSAKIRCGMSATDGLTYAPECTDAIDVHFVAVRADRARETSIDDRSLTDRLYAAFDGLGEAVSRTVPSDADEYVAIPVHPWQFYHEILDRYDDRRRDETVVPIPGYTRPATPLLNLRTVVPFRGDETEDGETSEAPPHCKLAIGVQLTNVERTVSPQAVHNGPRATRLLDAIAAEEAFSTLGFLAEPAGTCYYPPGGPHVEGEAYHDVRHLSALLRSNPRNHRFAGDDRRVVPAAALVANSPPTGVPLVREAVDRYAAATETTALADGARSFVTAYVEAVVPDQLRLLSAYGIALESHLQNSYVVFEGGRPVATLVRDFGGIRVHEGRLADRGLSMGIYPNSDLEADGERDLYWKLYYALFQNHLTELFVALIESTPLEADDCWAIVRERCRSAFDAVRSDGSVPEARVDRDETALFADPATHKALTTMRLEGKRHEYATSPVSNPLAGRSGSR from the coding sequence ATGACGGATCGGACCGATCCGCTCGCGGTGCGCCCCAGAACCGACGCCGAGCGGGACGCGTTCGCCGCTGCGACGCGGTACGCCGACGCGAACGGCCTCGAGCCCCCGCCCGAACGCGCGTATCTCGCGGCGCTCCCGATCGCGCGATCGATCGTTTCCCGACGGCTGGTTCGCGGCCTGCTCCGCGGCGATCCCCACGCGCTGTCCGAATCGACGATCCGCGCCGTCGACGACGCGGCGGCCGCGATCCGCGCCGCGCTCCCCCGGTCCGAAGACGCGGACGAGCCGCCCCTCGAGTCGCGGGTTCCGGACGCGTGCGATCGAATCGCAGTACTGCCGATGCCGGACTCCGAAACCGTCGTGGCCGCGCCGATCGACGGGCGCTACGGCTACGATCGACTGCGTCTCGCGGAGCCGATCCGTCTGGCGACAGCCGACGGAGTCCGGACGCTCGCCCACCCGACCGAACTCGTTCCCCCGCTCCGACGAGCGGGCGCGTTCTGCGACGATGCGCAGGCGGATCGGATCGAACGCGAACTGGCCGAGAGCACCGCGAACCTCGCGCTGGCTCGCGCGGTTCACCGGATCCACGCGGCCGAATTCGAGCCCGGCGAGCCAGTCCTTGGCCTCGCTTCGAGGGTGGGCGGCGGCGCCGACTCGATCGTCGATCGCATCCCCGCCGCCGACGCTCCCGCCGCGCTCGAGCGACTCGTGACCGACGGCCACCCGCTGCACCCGAGCGCGAAGATCCGCTGCGGCATGTCGGCGACGGACGGGCTGACGTACGCTCCGGAGTGTACGGACGCGATCGACGTTCACTTCGTCGCCGTCCGCGCCGATCGGGCGCGGGAGACGTCGATCGACGATCGGTCGCTCACAGATCGGCTCTACGCGGCGTTCGACGGGCTCGGCGAGGCGGTCTCGCGGACGGTCCCGTCCGACGCGGACGAGTACGTGGCGATTCCCGTTCACCCGTGGCAGTTCTACCACGAGATCCTCGATCGGTACGACGACCGACGGCGGGACGAAACGGTCGTTCCGATTCCGGGGTACACGCGGCCGGCGACGCCGCTGCTCAACCTCCGAACCGTCGTGCCGTTCCGGGGCGACGAGACCGAGGACGGCGAGACCAGTGAGGCGCCGCCCCACTGCAAACTCGCGATCGGCGTCCAGTTGACCAACGTCGAGCGGACGGTCTCCCCGCAGGCGGTCCACAACGGTCCGCGCGCGACGCGACTGCTCGACGCGATCGCCGCCGAGGAGGCGTTTTCGACCCTCGGCTTCCTCGCGGAACCCGCGGGGACCTGCTACTACCCGCCCGGCGGCCCCCACGTCGAGGGCGAGGCGTACCACGACGTCCGGCACCTCTCCGCGTTGCTCCGATCGAATCCCCGAAATCACCGCTTCGCCGGCGACGATCGACGCGTCGTTCCGGCCGCCGCGCTCGTCGCGAATTCACCCCCGACGGGGGTCCCCCTGGTCCGCGAGGCCGTCGATCGGTACGCGGCGGCGACCGAGACGACTGCTCTCGCGGACGGGGCGCGATCCTTCGTCACCGCGTACGTCGAGGCCGTCGTTCCCGATCAACTCCGTCTGCTCTCGGCGTACGGCATCGCGCTCGAATCACACCTCCAGAACAGCTACGTGGTCTTCGAGGGCGGTCGGCCGGTCGCGACGCTCGTCCGCGACTTCGGCGGCATCCGCGTCCACGAGGGCCGGTTGGCCGATCGGGGGCTGTCGATGGGTATCTACCCGAACTCCGACCTCGAGGCCGACGGCGAGCGGGACCTCTACTGGAAGCTCTACTACGCGCTGTTTCAGAACCACCTGACCGAACTGTTCGTCGCGCTGATCGAGTCGACGCCGCTCGAAGCCGACGACTGCTGGGCGATCGTTCGCGAGCGCTGCCGCTCGGCCTTCGACGCGGTCCGCAGCGACGGGTCGGTCCCGGAGGCGCGGGTCGATCGGGACGAGACCGCGCTGTTCGCCGATCCGGCGACGCACAAGGCGCTGACGACGATGCGACTGGAGGGAAAGCGTCACGAGTACGCCACCAGTCCGGTGTCGAACCCGCTTGCGGGCCGATCGGGATCCCGATAA
- a CDS encoding MaoC family dehydratase — MSSQSPHSDDADATSINEHWATISQHVINSYVEANNAVLAAMGLTPSASTASPSRDASTSTPTPVSAVAYGDEQWTTERSTDDLDELGVGDVVRFGKPITEADVSAFAQVSGDTNRLHLEDEFAEETRFGGRIAHGTLVGGTISAALARFPGTTIYLSQDLEFLAPVDIDDEVTAECEIVEMLGDDQYRVRTTVTSDDETVVDGEAVVMITDSPAADE, encoded by the coding sequence ATGAGTAGCCAATCACCGCACTCCGACGACGCCGACGCGACGTCGATCAACGAGCACTGGGCGACCATCTCGCAGCACGTGATCAACAGTTACGTCGAGGCCAACAACGCCGTGTTGGCGGCGATGGGGCTGACACCGTCCGCGTCGACAGCGTCCCCGTCGCGGGACGCGTCAACGTCGACGCCCACGCCGGTTTCTGCGGTCGCGTACGGCGACGAACAGTGGACGACGGAGCGATCGACGGACGACCTCGACGAGCTCGGCGTCGGCGACGTCGTCCGGTTCGGGAAGCCGATCACGGAGGCCGACGTCTCTGCGTTCGCGCAGGTCAGCGGCGATACGAACCGCCTCCACCTCGAGGACGAGTTCGCCGAGGAAACCCGATTCGGCGGGCGTATCGCCCACGGAACGCTCGTCGGCGGGACGATCAGCGCCGCGCTGGCCCGGTTCCCAGGAACCACGATCTACCTCTCGCAGGACCTCGAGTTCCTCGCGCCGGTCGACATCGACGACGAGGTCACCGCCGAGTGCGAGATCGTCGAGATGCTCGGCGACGACCAGTACCGGGTCCGAACGACCGTGACGAGCGACGACGAGACCGTCGTCGACGGCGAGGCGGTCGTCATGATCACGGACTCGCCCGCCGCGGACGAGTAG
- a CDS encoding alpha/beta fold hydrolase: protein MPELTRENGTIWYETTGDGSPLVFVHGGWMNGEAWAPQVDRFADEYRVVTLDVRGHGKTGPTEPDRYSIELFADDLEALLGHLDLEDPVLCGLSLGSMIVQEYLSRHPNRASGAILGGAIRSLPPIDLPPGVKSAASPLPLLSTSLAMTGPKTTFRTMLGSIRTTTGKPWLACTPEVRETALDAVGDVSRSEFRKVFGALYRYEPPALDRVATPTLVIHGAHEAPLVKKQGRRVAATVADGTWLTIDGAAHLVNQDRPEAFNDASTAFLDDRVGA, encoded by the coding sequence ATGCCAGAACTTACGCGCGAAAACGGTACCATCTGGTACGAGACGACGGGCGACGGATCACCGCTCGTCTTCGTCCACGGCGGCTGGATGAACGGCGAGGCGTGGGCCCCGCAGGTCGATCGGTTCGCCGACGAGTACCGGGTCGTCACGCTCGACGTCCGGGGTCACGGCAAGACGGGCCCGACCGAGCCGGATCGATACTCGATCGAACTCTTCGCCGACGACCTCGAGGCGCTGCTCGGCCACCTCGACCTCGAGGACCCGGTTCTCTGCGGGCTCTCGCTGGGATCGATGATCGTCCAGGAGTACCTGTCCCGACACCCTAATCGGGCTTCGGGCGCGATCCTGGGCGGCGCGATCCGGTCGCTGCCGCCGATCGATCTGCCGCCGGGGGTCAAATCGGCCGCGTCGCCGCTGCCGCTGCTCTCGACCTCGCTCGCGATGACGGGGCCGAAGACGACCTTTCGAACGATGCTCGGCTCCATCCGGACGACGACGGGCAAGCCGTGGCTAGCGTGTACGCCCGAGGTTCGCGAAACCGCGCTGGACGCCGTCGGCGACGTGTCGCGATCCGAGTTCCGGAAGGTGTTCGGGGCGCTCTATCGGTACGAGCCGCCGGCGCTCGATCGCGTGGCGACGCCGACGCTCGTGATCCACGGCGCCCACGAGGCCCCGCTCGTGAAGAAGCAGGGCCGGCGGGTCGCGGCGACCGTCGCCGACGGCACCTGGCTGACGATCGACGGGGCGGCCCACCTCGTCAACCAGGATCGTCCGGAAGCGTTCAACGACGCCAGTACGGCGTTCCTCGACGATCGCGTCGGTGCGTGA
- a CDS encoding uracil-xanthine permease family protein, which translates to MPDEGDEPRTGNADAAGTRDVSDDIEYGIDDRPPIDESVVLGVQHYLTMVGANIAVPLILADAMGMMEYPEVTAQFVGTFFVVSGIATLAQTTFGNRYPIVQGAPFSMLAPALAIVIVVTNGDTGGNWQDALLQLQGAIIVAATVQVAMGYFGLVGRLRRFLSPVVIAPTIALIGLALFDAPQITGPNQSWWLLGLTLGLILLFSQYLDVKHRAFQLYPVILALVIAWVVAAALSVTGTIGDTHPGYVALGDVAEAQPFLLIYPFQWGTPEITAAFVVGMFAGVLASIVESVGDYYAVANLTGSAAPSEKRINHGIGMEGLMNVFSGIMGTGGSTSYSENIGAIGLTGVASRYVVQIGAVVMLVFGFVGYFGQLVATIPDPIVGGLFIAMFAQIVAVGVSNLRHVDLDSSRNVFIIGFALFVGLAIPAYMGNFESTLAFRDAVGLEAALSTLPVWLEAAARVAVDTVYIVGSTGMAVGGLAAVVLDNTIPGTREERGLAEWERITEDESEFSTFWERWVGTDVDARGDT; encoded by the coding sequence ATGCCTGACGAGGGGGACGAACCACGTACCGGGAACGCCGACGCCGCGGGCACCCGCGACGTCAGCGACGACATCGAGTACGGAATCGACGATCGGCCGCCGATCGACGAGTCGGTGGTGCTCGGCGTCCAGCACTACCTGACGATGGTCGGGGCGAACATCGCCGTGCCGCTGATTCTGGCGGACGCGATGGGGATGATGGAGTACCCCGAGGTCACCGCCCAGTTCGTCGGCACCTTTTTCGTCGTCTCCGGGATCGCGACGCTGGCGCAGACGACGTTCGGAAACCGCTATCCGATCGTCCAGGGGGCGCCGTTCTCGATGCTCGCGCCGGCGTTGGCGATCGTGATCGTCGTTACGAACGGCGACACCGGTGGTAACTGGCAGGACGCCTTGCTCCAGTTACAGGGGGCGATCATCGTCGCCGCGACGGTGCAGGTGGCGATGGGATACTTCGGCCTCGTCGGAAGATTACGACGTTTCCTCTCGCCCGTTGTCATCGCCCCGACGATCGCCCTGATCGGGCTGGCGCTGTTCGACGCGCCCCAGATCACGGGCCCAAACCAGAGCTGGTGGCTCCTGGGGCTGACGCTGGGACTCATTCTGCTGTTCTCGCAGTACCTCGACGTCAAACACCGCGCGTTCCAGCTGTACCCGGTGATCCTGGCGCTCGTGATCGCCTGGGTCGTCGCCGCGGCGCTGTCGGTGACCGGGACGATCGGCGACACGCATCCGGGATACGTCGCGCTCGGCGACGTCGCCGAGGCGCAGCCGTTCCTGCTGATCTATCCGTTCCAGTGGGGAACGCCCGAGATTACGGCGGCGTTCGTCGTCGGCATGTTCGCGGGCGTGCTCGCCTCGATCGTCGAGAGCGTCGGCGACTACTACGCCGTGGCCAACCTGACCGGTTCCGCGGCGCCCAGCGAGAAACGGATCAACCACGGCATCGGCATGGAGGGGCTGATGAACGTCTTCTCCGGGATCATGGGCACCGGCGGCTCGACCTCCTACTCCGAGAACATCGGCGCGATCGGCCTGACCGGCGTGGCGTCGCGGTACGTCGTCCAGATCGGCGCCGTCGTCATGCTGGTGTTCGGCTTCGTCGGCTACTTCGGCCAGCTGGTCGCGACGATTCCGGATCCGATCGTCGGCGGCCTGTTCATCGCCATGTTCGCCCAGATCGTCGCCGTCGGCGTCTCGAACCTCCGACACGTCGACCTCGACTCCTCACGAAACGTCTTCATCATCGGGTTCGCGCTGTTCGTCGGGTTGGCGATCCCGGCGTACATGGGAAACTTCGAGAGCACGCTCGCGTTCCGCGACGCGGTCGGCCTCGAGGCCGCCCTGTCGACGCTGCCGGTCTGGCTCGAGGCCGCCGCACGGGTCGCCGTCGACACGGTGTACATCGTCGGTTCGACCGGCATGGCCGTCGGCGGCCTCGCGGCGGTCGTCCTCGACAACACGATTCCGGGCACTCGCGAAGAGCGCGGGCTGGCCGAGTGGGAGCGAATCACCGAAGACGAGTCCGAATTCAGCACCTTCTGGGAACGCTGGGTGGGGACCGACGTCGACGCTCGCGGCGACACCTGA
- a CDS encoding VWA domain-containing protein produces MVAYAGGKKLSSLPFPAIVGQPELKRVLLAVAVDDGLDGALIVGEKGTAKSTAVRGLVELLPDQRAIADCRYGCSLDDPSLQCGDCRERDAEDAPVETRPVPLVTLPLGATRDRVVGTLSVSDALAGEAEFDPGLLARAHRGVLYVDEVNLLDDHLVDVLLDAAASGVNTVERDGVSVSHPANFTLIGTMNPEEGDLRPQLRDRFALQATVAGCREIDDRVEIVDRALGDVDGAEDGTANADPAAAYADEIAALREDLADARDRRPSVALPIDCKEEIARLCLDAGIDGHRGDIATARTAMAIAALEGRTTVIESDVREAAAYALSHRLRSDPFEEEPDLDELLDERFDDAAEGNEDENENGDDGESAGESNERECEAGEPVDRDAADGDDGSGDGDADPDRSLDRSEPEPSDSDDGDTGDRSGGTGDGRPADGNPAPAEAGGDGFEGDEGDERNDGNQSSDAESNEPARPLVPGQRRAGIGEARAPDLETSKLDDGAGTKASGSRAPTTPSVDNRGARVRTEPAAGDGPIDAAASVRSAAARGRNRVEKRDLRRAVRAGETSVTIVFAVDASASMRPAMHTAKGVVLDLLRDSYERRDEVAFVAFAGKGAEVLLPPTDSVSLAARHLKDLPTGDRTPLPAGLETARRVVDRAETDAAVVVVVTDGRANVADGSPTAATRRAARRLAGSQTSVIVVDAGADSRAGLSELIAGEADGELVDLASLSVERVRAAADRVASND; encoded by the coding sequence ATGGTTGCATACGCCGGGGGCAAAAAGCTATCGTCGCTCCCCTTTCCGGCGATCGTCGGACAACCGGAGCTAAAGCGGGTGTTGCTGGCCGTCGCGGTCGACGACGGGCTCGACGGCGCCCTGATCGTAGGCGAGAAGGGAACCGCGAAGTCGACCGCCGTTCGGGGGCTCGTGGAGCTCCTGCCCGACCAGCGAGCGATCGCGGACTGTCGGTACGGCTGTTCGCTGGACGATCCGAGCCTGCAGTGTGGGGACTGCCGTGAACGGGACGCCGAGGACGCGCCCGTCGAGACGCGGCCCGTCCCGCTCGTGACGCTCCCGCTGGGCGCGACCCGCGATCGGGTCGTCGGGACGCTCTCGGTCTCGGACGCCCTCGCGGGGGAGGCGGAGTTCGATCCCGGCTTACTGGCCCGCGCGCACCGCGGCGTACTCTACGTCGACGAGGTCAACCTGCTGGACGACCACCTCGTCGACGTGCTCCTGGACGCCGCCGCCTCCGGCGTCAACACCGTCGAACGCGACGGCGTCAGCGTCTCCCACCCGGCGAACTTCACGCTGATCGGCACCATGAACCCCGAGGAGGGTGACCTCCGGCCCCAGCTTCGCGATCGGTTCGCCCTCCAAGCCACCGTCGCCGGTTGCCGAGAGATCGACGACCGCGTCGAGATCGTCGATCGGGCGCTCGGAGACGTGGACGGGGCCGAAGACGGAACCGCGAACGCCGATCCGGCCGCGGCGTACGCGGATGAGATCGCCGCGCTCCGCGAGGACCTCGCCGACGCGCGGGACCGACGGCCCTCGGTCGCCCTCCCGATCGACTGCAAGGAGGAGATCGCCCGCCTCTGTCTCGACGCCGGGATCGACGGGCACCGCGGGGACATCGCTACGGCGCGAACGGCGATGGCGATCGCCGCGCTCGAGGGCCGGACGACGGTGATCGAGTCGGACGTCCGCGAGGCGGCCGCCTATGCGCTCTCACACCGTCTCCGGAGCGATCCGTTCGAGGAGGAGCCGGATTTGGACGAGCTGCTCGACGAGCGCTTCGACGACGCGGCGGAGGGAAACGAGGACGAGAACGAGAACGGAGACGACGGTGAATCGGCGGGCGAATCGAACGAACGCGAGTGTGAGGCCGGTGAACCCGTCGATCGCGATGCGGCCGACGGTGACGACGGCTCGGGCGACGGAGACGCCGATCCGGACCGATCGCTCGACCGGTCCGAGCCCGAACCGTCCGATTCCGACGACGGGGACACCGGCGATCGATCGGGCGGAACCGGCGACGGCCGACCCGCGGATGGAAACCCGGCGCCCGCGGAAGCGGGTGGTGACGGCTTCGAGGGGGACGAAGGGGACGAGAGGAACGATGGGAACCAATCGAGCGACGCCGAGTCGAACGAACCCGCTCGGCCGCTCGTTCCCGGCCAGCGGCGCGCCGGGATCGGCGAGGCGCGGGCACCCGATCTCGAGACGTCGAAACTCGACGACGGCGCCGGAACGAAGGCCAGCGGGTCGCGGGCGCCGACGACGCCGAGCGTCGACAACCGCGGCGCTCGCGTCCGGACGGAACCCGCCGCGGGAGACGGGCCGATCGACGCCGCCGCGTCGGTGCGATCGGCGGCGGCCCGCGGCCGGAACCGCGTCGAGAAGCGGGACCTCAGACGGGCCGTCCGCGCCGGCGAGACGTCGGTGACGATCGTCTTCGCGGTCGACGCCAGCGCCTCGATGCGGCCGGCGATGCACACCGCCAAGGGCGTCGTCCTCGACCTCTTGCGGGACAGTTACGAACGGCGCGACGAGGTCGCTTTCGTCGCGTTCGCGGGCAAGGGCGCCGAGGTGCTGTTGCCGCCTACGGACAGCGTCTCGCTGGCCGCGCGCCACCTCAAGGACCTCCCGACGGGCGATCGGACGCCGCTTCCGGCGGGACTCGAAACCGCAAGGCGGGTGGTCGATCGGGCGGAGACGGACGCCGCGGTCGTCGTGGTCGTCACCGACGGCCGGGCGAACGTCGCCGACGGGAGTCCGACGGCGGCGACCCGCCGCGCTGCTCGGCGCCTCGCGGGGTCCCAGACGTCGGTGATCGTCGTCGACGCGGGCGCCGACTCCCGAGCCGGCCTGTCGGAACTGATAGCCGGCGAGGCCGACGGCGAACTGGTCGACCTCGCGTCGCTGTCGGTCGAGCGGGTCCGCGCGGCGGCCGATCGCGTCGCGTCGAACGACTAA